A single region of the Sphingomonas sp. LY29 genome encodes:
- a CDS encoding FMN-binding glutamate synthase family protein, translating to MTAVTAFYLPAIWSIPFFVVGTLLTLLGLYDLAQPLHSVRRNYPIIGRLRWLFEEIRPEIRQYLIEGDQEETPFSRSQRSLVYARAKNESSDRAFGTMLDVYKNGYEFIAHSTRPAMPADPATFRVLIGGDDCKQPYSASIFNISAMSFGSLSANAILALNKGAMMGGFAHDTGEGSISPYHREHGGDLIWEIGSGYFGCRTDDGSFDPDGFAEQADDPQVKMIEIKLSQGAKPGHGGILPAEKVSAEIADARGVPMGRDCLSPARHSAFSTPLGLMAFIEKLRRLSGGKPVGFKLCVGQPWEFMGMVKAMRETGVYPDFIVVDGAEGGTGASPLEFSDHLGMPMRESLLFVHNTLVGAGIRERIKVGAAGKIISGFDIAAVLALGADWTNAGRGFMFALGCIQSLSCHTNRCPVGVATQDPMRQRALVVPDKADRVQAFHRNTLSALADMIAAAGLDHPRAIGPRHLVRRVSPTEIRMFSQLHIYLEPGELLTDAHDRDFYSAAWRAARADSFELTA from the coding sequence ATGACCGCTGTCACGGCTTTCTATCTACCTGCGATATGGTCGATCCCATTCTTCGTCGTGGGGACCCTTTTGACCCTTCTGGGCCTCTACGACCTTGCCCAGCCGTTGCACTCTGTGCGCCGCAACTATCCGATCATCGGGCGCCTACGCTGGTTGTTCGAAGAAATTAGGCCTGAGATCCGCCAGTATCTGATCGAGGGCGACCAAGAAGAAACGCCGTTCTCGCGCAGTCAGCGCTCGCTGGTCTATGCCCGAGCCAAAAATGAGAGCAGCGATCGCGCATTTGGGACGATGCTCGACGTCTACAAGAACGGCTATGAATTCATTGCCCATTCGACCCGTCCGGCGATGCCGGCGGATCCAGCGACGTTCCGCGTCCTGATTGGAGGCGATGATTGCAAGCAGCCTTATTCGGCATCGATCTTCAATATCTCGGCGATGAGCTTCGGCTCCTTGAGTGCGAACGCCATTCTCGCGCTCAACAAGGGCGCGATGATGGGCGGTTTCGCGCATGACACGGGCGAAGGCAGCATCAGCCCCTATCATCGCGAACATGGCGGCGACCTGATTTGGGAAATCGGCAGCGGCTATTTCGGGTGCCGGACAGACGACGGGTCGTTCGATCCTGACGGCTTCGCTGAACAGGCCGACGACCCGCAAGTAAAGATGATCGAAATCAAGCTGAGCCAAGGCGCAAAGCCGGGCCACGGCGGGATCCTTCCGGCGGAAAAAGTCAGCGCCGAAATCGCGGACGCGCGCGGCGTGCCGATGGGGCGGGACTGCCTGTCCCCCGCCAGGCACAGCGCGTTTTCGACGCCGCTCGGCCTGATGGCCTTCATCGAAAAACTGCGCCGGCTGTCGGGTGGCAAGCCGGTCGGTTTCAAGCTGTGCGTCGGCCAGCCGTGGGAGTTCATGGGCATGGTCAAGGCGATGCGCGAGACCGGCGTCTATCCCGACTTCATCGTCGTCGACGGCGCCGAGGGGGGCACCGGGGCTTCGCCGCTCGAATTCTCCGACCATCTCGGCATGCCAATGCGTGAAAGCCTGCTGTTCGTGCACAATACGCTGGTCGGGGCTGGCATCCGCGAAAGGATTAAGGTCGGTGCCGCAGGCAAGATCATCAGCGGCTTCGATATTGCAGCGGTGCTTGCCTTAGGCGCCGACTGGACCAACGCCGGACGCGGCTTCATGTTCGCGCTGGGCTGCATCCAGTCGCTCAGCTGCCACACAAATCGCTGTCCGGTCGGTGTCGCGACCCAGGACCCGATGCGGCAGCGCGCACTTGTCGTGCCCGACAAGGCCGATCGGGTGCAAGCATTTCACCGCAACACGCTGAGCGCACTGGCCGACATGATTGCCGCGGCGGGCCTCGATCATCCGCGCGCGATCGGCCCGCGCCACCTCGTCCGACGCGTCAGCCCGACCGAAATCCGGATGTTCTCCCAACTCCACATCTACCTTGAGCCGGGCGAATTGCTGACTGACGCCCACGACCGCGACTTCTACAGCGCCGCGTGGCGCGCGGCCCGCGCCGACAGTTTCGAGCTTACGGCCTGA
- a CDS encoding protein kinase domain-containing protein, which produces MAKKLKVGDVIRGYRIVKVFGPGMMAISYAAVAPSGRKVFLKQYKSPAPTVVWYPDFVAYQKEVAARVVRGKADNFAVGHVDSFEEMWGGRCYFQAFEFVENGADLQQVLDKERESHRATKRAPTSDPAIWQRHATWAKVLVAGVGALHDVKIVHADLKPANAYLIEDPTIASEFQLKLIDMDFSLLADRRPPWHGHQGYVGTDNYRSPEHLTRGAVPGLASDMFTCGVILYELLAGHHPYWSEDQADYARKVQGYAARPPALLGQMPWPASNADVSAALHRCLDPNPAGRPTATELRAILSGRNRKAATAAPAAPVPAALRPASPPAPAAAPGPALVSDAVELIAPGGRTLRLRIRTELGKRLMRQFGDEAEFWDERQCVLERGAGGQWSVKPAGPTTNQTLVNGRALTGPQLLQGGDQIAVGNEAKKVAKLPLIVRAA; this is translated from the coding sequence ATGGCAAAGAAACTCAAGGTCGGGGACGTCATCCGGGGCTATCGCATCGTCAAGGTGTTCGGCCCCGGAATGATGGCGATTTCCTATGCCGCGGTAGCCCCAAGCGGCCGCAAGGTGTTCTTGAAGCAGTACAAGTCGCCGGCACCGACGGTCGTCTGGTACCCCGACTTCGTCGCCTATCAGAAGGAGGTGGCGGCGCGTGTGGTGCGCGGCAAGGCCGACAACTTCGCCGTCGGTCACGTCGACTCGTTCGAGGAAATGTGGGGCGGCCGTTGCTATTTCCAGGCGTTCGAGTTCGTCGAGAATGGCGCCGACCTGCAGCAAGTGCTCGACAAGGAGCGCGAAAGCCATCGCGCGACGAAGCGGGCGCCGACCAGCGACCCCGCCATCTGGCAGCGCCACGCGACCTGGGCGAAGGTGCTCGTCGCTGGCGTCGGGGCGCTCCACGACGTCAAGATCGTCCACGCCGATCTAAAGCCCGCCAATGCCTATCTGATCGAGGACCCGACGATCGCGTCGGAATTCCAGCTCAAGCTGATCGACATGGACTTTTCGCTGCTCGCGGACCGCCGGCCGCCGTGGCACGGCCACCAAGGCTATGTCGGCACCGACAATTATCGCTCCCCCGAGCATTTGACGCGCGGCGCGGTGCCGGGGCTTGCCTCCGACATGTTCACCTGTGGCGTGATCCTCTACGAACTGTTAGCCGGCCATCACCCCTATTGGTCCGAGGACCAGGCCGACTATGCGCGCAAGGTCCAGGGCTACGCCGCCAGGCCGCCGGCGCTGCTGGGCCAGATGCCGTGGCCCGCGAGCAATGCCGACGTCAGCGCCGCACTGCATCGCTGCCTCGACCCGAACCCGGCGGGCCGCCCGACCGCGACCGAACTGCGCGCGATCCTGAGCGGCCGCAACCGCAAGGCCGCGACCGCAGCGCCGGCTGCCCCCGTACCCGCGGCGCTAAGGCCCGCCTCCCCACCGGCCCCCGCCGCCGCTCCCGGCCCGGCGCTGGTGTCCGACGCCGTCGAACTAATCGCCCCGGGCGGCCGGACGCTGCGGCTGCGCATCCGCACCGAGCTCGGCAAGAGGCTGATGCGGCAATTTGGCGACGAAGCTGAGTTCTGGGACGAGCGCCAATGCGTCCTCGAGCGCGGCGCCGGCGGCCAATGGTCCGTCAAGCCCGCCGGGCCGACGACCAACCAGACCCTAGTGAACGGCCGGGC
- the rnk gene encoding nucleoside diphosphate kinase regulator, giving the protein MNSGRHLGDADSRIVAQQESRIGIIMQHAERRRGASRPAILLSDTDYDLIASYATGLEQAQPELADMLFKEINRARICPAAKVPDTVVKLGSKIAYFDDRSGVVRNVQLVLPGKANIDEGSISILTPVGAGLIGLRAGQSINWPGLDGSPRILSVLEVISAA; this is encoded by the coding sequence ATGAATAGCGGACGTCACCTTGGTGACGCGGACTCGCGCATCGTGGCCCAACAAGAATCTCGCATTGGTATCATCATGCAACATGCTGAAAGGCGCCGCGGCGCCAGCAGACCCGCAATTCTGCTTTCCGACACCGATTATGACCTCATCGCCAGTTACGCGACGGGCCTTGAACAGGCGCAACCCGAGTTAGCCGACATGCTGTTCAAGGAAATCAACCGCGCGAGAATCTGTCCGGCCGCTAAGGTGCCGGACACGGTCGTCAAGTTGGGATCCAAGATCGCCTACTTCGACGATCGCAGCGGCGTTGTGCGCAACGTGCAACTGGTTCTGCCAGGCAAGGCCAACATCGACGAAGGCAGTATCTCGATTTTGACGCCCGTCGGCGCCGGGCTCATCGGCCTGCGCGCCGGGCAGTCGATCAACTGGCCGGGGCTCGACGGTAGCCCACGCATCCTCTCTGTGCTCGAAGTCATTTCGGCTGCTTAG